A single Budorcas taxicolor isolate Tak-1 chromosome Y, Takin1.1, whole genome shotgun sequence DNA region contains:
- the LOC128070996 gene encoding heat shock transcription factor, Y-linked-like has product MAHISSEIQDGPPKDESTGSETSIRSYWYDYTPGDSVLRSMSEECAFQALSEDLVIKRPHYTYSVSETDDVNDFLSLTFPQKLWNIVESDQFESIWWDETGTCRVISEELFRKEVLERKEPFRIFETKSTKSLIRQLNLYGFNKNRQTVQRSASLPVFLEEENNISLL; this is encoded by the coding sequence atggcacatatttcttcagaaattcaagatggacctcctaaagatgaatccactggttcagaaacctccattagatcttattggtatgattatacacctggggactcagttttgagatctatgagtgaagaatgtgcttttcaggctttgtctgaggatcttgtgatcaaaaggccacactacacatattctgtctctgaaacagatgatgtgaatgattttctttcactcacatttccacaaaagctttggaatatagttgaaagtgatcagtttgagtctatttggtgggatgagacaggcacatgtagagtgatcagtgaagaactctttaggaaagaagtcttggaaagaaaggagcctttcagaatatttgaaaccaagagcACGAAAAGTTTAATTCGACAGCTTAATCTTTATGGATTTAATAAAAACCGACAAACCGTTCAAAGATCGGCTTCACTacctgtctttctggaagaagaaaacaacatctctcttttg